In Kineococcus sp. NBC_00420, a single genomic region encodes these proteins:
- the panC gene encoding pantoate--beta-alanine ligase gives MSLTVTRTRAELAAARSALDGPVAVVMTMGALHAGHAELIAEARRRAPSVLVTIFLNPLQFGAGEDLARYPRTLDDDLRLAEAAGADVVFAPGPDVVYPDGDPGVRVAAGPLGTVLEGASRPGHFDGVLTVVAKMFHLTRADLAFFGQKDAQQLLLVRRMVRDLDLGVDVVAVPTVREGDGLAMSSRNRYLTPFDREVALVLQKALTAGAAAASEGPSAVRRAARDVLVAEPAARVDYLALVDPLDLADVREHYRGDALLAVAARVGSTRLIDNVPLVVGRPDN, from the coding sequence TCATGACGATGGGCGCGCTGCACGCCGGGCACGCGGAGCTCATCGCCGAAGCTCGCCGCCGCGCCCCGTCCGTCCTCGTCACGATCTTCCTCAACCCCCTGCAGTTCGGGGCGGGGGAGGACCTGGCCCGCTACCCGCGCACCCTCGACGACGACCTGCGCCTGGCCGAGGCGGCCGGTGCGGACGTCGTGTTCGCTCCCGGCCCCGACGTCGTCTACCCCGACGGTGATCCCGGCGTCCGGGTCGCCGCCGGACCGCTCGGCACGGTCCTCGAGGGAGCGAGTCGTCCCGGCCACTTCGACGGGGTCCTGACCGTCGTCGCGAAGATGTTCCACCTCACCCGCGCCGACCTCGCGTTCTTCGGTCAGAAGGACGCCCAGCAGTTGCTGCTGGTGCGCCGGATGGTGCGTGACCTCGACCTCGGGGTGGACGTCGTCGCCGTCCCCACCGTGCGCGAGGGCGACGGTCTGGCCATGTCGAGTCGCAACCGCTACCTGACCCCCTTCGACCGCGAGGTCGCGCTGGTGCTGCAGAAGGCGCTCACGGCCGGGGCGGCCGCCGCGAGCGAGGGGCCCAGCGCCGTCCGCCGGGCCGCGCGCGACGTCCTCGTCGCCGAACCCGCTGCCCGCGTCGACTACCTCGCCCTCGTCGACCCGCTCGACCTCGCCGACGTGCGCGAGCACTACCGCGGGGACGCGCTGCTCGCCGTGGCGGCCCGGGTGGGTTCGACGCGCCTGATCGACAACGTCCCCCTCGTCGTGGGCCGACCCGACAACTGA
- the lysS gene encoding lysine--tRNA ligase: MSDTQAPDQTDAAQGPDEDFDDAPEQVRVRREKRDRILAAGGEAYPVSVPRTGSLAQLREQYAHLEAGEETTDQVGITGRVVFLRGTGKLVFATLQEGDGTRLQAMVSRDGVGEDALATWKSDVDLGDIVFVRGNVISSKRGELSVLADSWLMASKSLRPLPVLHKELSEETRVRQRYVDLIVREAARTNVRARSNVVRAVRRTLEDRGFLEVETPMLQTLHGGASARPFVTHSNAFDTDLYLRIAPELFLKRCVVGGIERVFEINRNFRNEGADSTHSPEFAMLETYQAWGDYDSIGRLTQDLIQNAATEAFGTQQVTLADGSAYDLGGEWAAISMYPSLSESLGEEITPETSREHLLAVAERLGISVDALRWTHGKLVEELWEHRIADSLHSPTFVRDFPVETSPLVRAHRELPGVVEKWDLYVRGFELATGYSELVDPVVQRERFVEQARLADLGDDEAMRIDEDFLQAQEHGMPPTGGMGMGIDRLLMAFTGLGIRETITFPLVKPR, encoded by the coding sequence GTGAGCGACACGCAGGCCCCGGACCAGACCGACGCGGCGCAGGGTCCCGACGAGGACTTCGACGACGCCCCCGAACAGGTGCGGGTCCGGCGGGAGAAGCGCGACCGCATCCTCGCCGCGGGAGGTGAGGCGTACCCCGTCTCGGTGCCCCGCACCGGCTCCCTCGCCCAGCTGCGCGAGCAGTACGCCCACCTCGAGGCGGGCGAGGAGACGACCGACCAGGTCGGGATCACCGGGCGCGTGGTGTTCCTGCGCGGCACCGGGAAACTGGTGTTCGCGACCCTGCAGGAGGGGGACGGCACCCGGCTGCAGGCCATGGTCTCGCGCGACGGCGTCGGCGAGGACGCCCTCGCGACGTGGAAGTCCGACGTCGACCTCGGCGACATCGTCTTCGTGCGCGGCAACGTCATCTCCTCCAAGCGGGGGGAACTCTCGGTGCTCGCCGATTCCTGGCTGATGGCCTCGAAGTCGTTGCGTCCCTTGCCCGTCCTGCACAAGGAACTGTCCGAGGAGACCCGCGTCCGGCAGCGCTACGTCGACCTCATCGTCCGCGAGGCGGCCCGCACGAACGTCCGGGCGCGCTCGAACGTCGTCCGTGCGGTGCGCCGTACGCTGGAGGACCGCGGGTTCCTCGAGGTCGAGACGCCGATGCTGCAGACCCTGCACGGCGGGGCCAGCGCGCGTCCGTTCGTGACGCACTCGAACGCGTTCGACACCGACCTCTACCTGCGCATCGCGCCGGAGCTGTTCCTCAAGCGCTGCGTCGTCGGCGGCATCGAACGCGTCTTCGAGATCAACCGGAACTTCCGCAACGAGGGCGCCGACTCCACCCACTCGCCCGAGTTCGCGATGCTCGAGACCTACCAGGCCTGGGGCGACTACGACTCGATCGGCCGGCTCACGCAGGACCTGATCCAGAACGCCGCCACCGAGGCGTTCGGGACCCAGCAGGTCACCCTCGCCGACGGTTCGGCCTACGACCTCGGCGGGGAATGGGCCGCCATCTCCATGTACCCCTCGCTCTCGGAGTCCCTGGGGGAGGAGATCACCCCGGAAACCTCCCGGGAACACCTCCTCGCCGTGGCGGAACGCCTGGGAATCAGTGTCGACGCGTTGCGCTGGACCCACGGAAAGCTCGTCGAGGAACTCTGGGAACACCGGATCGCTGATTCCCTGCATTCCCCGACGTTCGTCCGCGACTTCCCCGTCGAAACGTCGCCGCTGGTGCGTGCGCACCGGGAACTCCCAGGTGTCGTGGAGAAGTGGGACCTCTACGTCCGCGGATTCGAGCTCGCCACCGGGTATTCCGAGCTCGTCGACCCCGTCGTGCAGCGGGAACGGTTCGTGGAACAGGCCCGCCTCGCCGACCTCGGCGACGACGAGGCCATGCGCATCGACGAGGACTTCCTGCAGGCCCAGGAGCACGGGATGCCGCCGACGGGCGGCATGGGCATGGGCATCGACCGCCTCCTGATGGCCTTCACCGGCCTCGGGATCCGCGAAACCATCACGTTCCCGCTGGTCAAGCCCCGCTGA
- a CDS encoding histone-like nucleoid-structuring protein Lsr2, with product MAQKVQVLLVDDIDDGDASETLTFSLDGVNYEIDLSDEHASALREAFAPWVGHARRVSGRAAGGRRSSTPRPAAAKPAGSGPDRDTGEVRTWARENGYTVSDRGRISAEILQAYDDAH from the coding sequence ATGGCGCAGAAGGTGCAGGTCCTCCTCGTCGACGACATCGACGACGGTGACGCCTCGGAGACGTTGACCTTCTCCCTCGACGGGGTCAACTACGAGATCGACCTCTCCGACGAGCACGCCTCCGCACTGCGCGAGGCCTTCGCCCCCTGGGTCGGGCACGCCCGCCGCGTCAGCGGTCGCGCCGCCGGCGGTCGCCGTTCGAGCACGCCGCGTCCCGCCGCCGCGAAGCCCGCCGGCAGCGGTCCCGACCGCGACACCGGCGAGGTCCGCACCTGGGCCCGCGAGAACGGCTACACGGTCTCCGACCGCGGCCGCATCTCCGCCGAGATCCTCCAGGCCTACGACGACGCCCACTAG
- a CDS encoding ABC transporter ATP-binding protein yields the protein MIEAVGLRKVYGKKVAVHDLSFTVRPGIVTGFLGPNGSGKSTTMRMIVGLDRPTAGQVLVDGKPFSAHSAPLSSVGALLDAKAVHTGRSAYRHLQAMAATAGIGTSRVDEVIDLVGLREVARKRAGGFSLGMGQRLGIASALLGDPSTVMFDEPVNGLDPDGILWIRNLMKELARQGRAVFVSSHLMSEMALTAEHLVVIGKGRLIANETVRDFIARVQPRGVTVRSPQAEQLRDLVTSGGGTLTALEDGSWDVRGMSAQAVGDAAAARGVALHELTTVKASLEEAFMELTAGALEYQAHGPAGPGDTTPVPEPAQSRQEVSR from the coding sequence ATGATCGAGGCGGTCGGCCTGCGCAAGGTCTACGGCAAGAAGGTCGCGGTGCACGACCTCAGCTTCACCGTGCGCCCAGGCATCGTCACCGGGTTCCTCGGGCCGAACGGCTCCGGCAAGTCCACGACGATGCGCATGATCGTCGGCCTGGACCGCCCGACCGCCGGTCAGGTGCTCGTCGACGGCAAGCCCTTCAGCGCGCACAGCGCGCCGCTGTCCTCGGTCGGGGCCCTGCTGGACGCCAAGGCCGTGCACACCGGCCGCTCCGCGTACCGGCACCTGCAGGCCATGGCCGCGACCGCGGGCATCGGTACCTCCCGCGTCGACGAGGTCATCGACCTCGTCGGCCTGCGCGAGGTCGCCCGCAAGCGCGCCGGTGGGTTCTCCCTCGGGATGGGGCAGCGCCTCGGGATCGCCTCCGCGCTGCTGGGTGACCCGAGCACCGTCATGTTCGACGAGCCGGTCAACGGCCTCGACCCCGACGGCATCCTCTGGATCCGCAACCTCATGAAGGAGCTCGCCCGTCAGGGCCGGGCCGTCTTCGTGTCCTCGCACCTCATGAGCGAGATGGCGCTGACCGCCGAGCACCTGGTCGTCATCGGCAAGGGCCGGCTCATCGCCAACGAGACGGTGCGCGACTTCATCGCCCGGGTCCAGCCGCGCGGTGTGACCGTCCGGTCCCCGCAGGCCGAGCAGCTGCGCGACCTCGTCACCTCCGGCGGCGGGACGCTCACGGCCCTGGAGGACGGCAGCTGGGACGTGCGGGGGATGTCCGCGCAGGCCGTCGGCGACGCCGCGGCCGCCCGCGGGGTCGCCCTGCACGAACTCACCACCGTCAAGGCCTCCCTCGAGGAGGCGTTCATGGAACTCACCGCGGGCGCTCTCGAGTACCAGGCGCACGGACCCGCCGGTCCCGGGGACACCACCCCCGTTCCCGAACCCGCCCAGAGCCGACAGGAGGTGTCGCGGTGA
- a CDS encoding LacI family DNA-binding transcriptional regulator produces MSGVSIKDVAARAGVSIGTVSNVLNRPSSVSEPNRVKVLEAIHTLGYVRNESARQLRVGRSRFIALVVLDLANPFFSELARGAEETAEAGGHTLLLCSSAQDVERERRHLEMLRQQRVAGIALSPVDTSEQRLAELRTLDVPLVLVDRDDPDGTTRSVSVDDIEGGRLATAHLLESGHRRIAVVGGPRGFTQVDQRFEGARRAVAAAGLPPETLVEIVVDRLDIDNGRRQGVRLAGWSPPDRPTAVFCLNDLVAIGVLQEVVQRGLKVPDDLAIVGYDDIDFAAAATVPLSSVRKPKDVLGRSAIRMLLDGTPDAENHGDLPVVHHDRQVVYLPELVVRASSGN; encoded by the coding sequence TGCTCAACCGGCCCTCGTCCGTGTCGGAGCCGAACCGGGTCAAGGTCCTCGAGGCGATCCACACCCTCGGCTACGTCCGCAACGAGTCCGCCCGCCAGCTCCGCGTCGGCCGCAGCCGGTTCATCGCGCTGGTCGTCCTCGACCTCGCCAACCCCTTCTTCTCCGAGCTCGCCCGCGGAGCCGAGGAGACGGCCGAGGCGGGCGGGCACACCCTGCTGCTCTGCAGCAGCGCCCAGGACGTCGAGCGCGAACGCCGCCACCTCGAGATGCTCCGCCAGCAGCGGGTGGCCGGGATCGCGCTCTCCCCCGTCGACACCTCCGAGCAGCGCCTCGCCGAACTCCGCACGCTCGACGTCCCGCTCGTCCTCGTCGACCGTGACGATCCCGACGGGACGACCCGCTCGGTGTCGGTCGACGACATCGAGGGCGGCCGGCTCGCGACCGCGCACCTGCTCGAGTCCGGTCACCGCCGGATCGCGGTCGTCGGCGGACCGCGCGGTTTCACCCAGGTCGACCAGCGCTTCGAGGGCGCCCGACGGGCGGTGGCCGCGGCCGGCCTGCCCCCGGAGACCCTCGTCGAGATCGTCGTGGACCGCCTGGACATCGACAACGGTCGACGGCAGGGGGTCCGGCTGGCCGGCTGGTCACCCCCGGACCGCCCCACCGCGGTGTTCTGCCTCAACGACCTCGTCGCCATCGGCGTCCTGCAGGAGGTCGTGCAGCGGGGCCTCAAGGTGCCCGACGACCTCGCGATCGTGGGCTACGACGACATCGACTTCGCCGCCGCGGCAACGGTTCCCCTGAGCTCCGTCCGCAAACCCAAGGACGTCCTGGGCCGCTCGGCGATCCGGATGCTGTTGGACGGGACCCCGGACGCGGAGAACCACGGGGACCTGCCGGTCGTGCACCACGACCGGCAGGTCGTCTACCTGCCCGAACTCGTCGTCCGGGCCTCCTCCGGGAACTGA